In Nitrospirota bacterium, one DNA window encodes the following:
- a CDS encoding YbbR-like domain-containing protein → MRRRLLENFGLKVTAVIMAIILWFFVISKGQSEISLDIPMELKNMPQGLESIKQGVKSVNVSLKGQDRILRNMKPSDVRVHVDLSKAKKGRGIYYINKDDIKIPHTINITGITPSSVWIVLEETLIKTVPVNAIVAGSPKEGFVVSSVEILPKELAIEGVRTETGKVKFLRTEPVDISDADKTFTQTVRIDMAGRNIRTDMQEVSVKVVIKRK, encoded by the coding sequence ATGAGAAGGCGCTTGCTTGAGAATTTCGGATTGAAAGTTACTGCGGTTATCATGGCGATAATCTTGTGGTTTTTTGTTATCTCAAAGGGACAGTCTGAGATATCACTTGACATTCCTATGGAACTCAAAAATATGCCGCAGGGGCTTGAAAGCATTAAGCAGGGAGTGAAATCTGTAAATGTGAGCCTGAAAGGACAGGATAGAATTCTCAGGAATATGAAACCGTCTGATGTAAGAGTTCATGTGGATTTGAGCAAGGCAAAAAAAGGGAGAGGAATATACTATATAAACAAGGACGATATTAAAATCCCCCATACAATTAACATTACAGGAATAACCCCCTCGTCTGTATGGATTGTGCTGGAAGAGACGCTTATTAAGACCGTGCCTGTAAATGCAATTGTGGCCGGCAGTCCCAAGGAAGGGTTTGTTGTGAGTTCTGTGGAAATTTTGCCTAAGGAGTTGGCCATTGAGGGAGTAAGGACAGAGACAGGCAAAGTAAAATTTCTGAGGACCGAGCCTGTGGATATTTCAGACGCTGATAAAACTTTTACGCAGACTGTGCGCATTGACATGGCCGGCAGGAATATAAGGACTGATATGCAGGAAGTCAGCGTAAAGGTTGTTATAAAAAGAAAGTGA
- a CDS encoding TIGR00159 family protein has protein sequence MEIFRQLRWQDILDIILVSLLLYRLLLFIKGTKAVQMLIGIGVLLLASLLSGYTGLYTMDWIIQSFWAQIVIALIVLFQPEIRRALARMGETPFLQSFTSAEELKSLEEIVKASVALANRKIGALIVIERETSLNEFVEIGTALDAKVTREILLSIFHPSSPIHDGAVIIKGNRIIAAGCFLPIMLSTEVDKAMGTRHRAGLGLTEETDAVAIIVSEETGNISMAIAGKLETHIDMGTLRDILTDMFTSKKSETRLYEKAAQ, from the coding sequence GTGGAAATATTCAGGCAATTAAGGTGGCAGGATATTCTGGACATTATTCTCGTGTCCCTTCTGCTTTACCGTCTGCTTCTGTTTATAAAAGGCACAAAGGCCGTTCAGATGCTTATAGGCATCGGAGTGCTGCTGCTGGCCTCTCTCCTTTCAGGTTATACAGGACTTTATACGATGGACTGGATAATCCAGAGCTTCTGGGCGCAGATAGTTATAGCGCTTATAGTGCTCTTCCAGCCTGAGATACGAAGGGCGCTTGCGCGTATGGGCGAGACTCCGTTTCTGCAGTCATTCACTTCAGCCGAGGAACTCAAATCTCTGGAAGAAATTGTCAAGGCTTCAGTGGCCCTTGCAAACAGAAAGATTGGAGCACTGATTGTTATTGAGCGTGAAACAAGCCTGAATGAATTTGTTGAGATAGGAACAGCGCTTGACGCAAAGGTTACGCGCGAAATACTTCTCAGCATCTTTCATCCTTCATCTCCGATACACGACGGAGCGGTTATTATAAAAGGCAACAGGATTATCGCAGCAGGTTGTTTTCTTCCCATAATGCTCAGCACCGAGGTTGATAAAGCCATGGGCACAAGGCACAGGGCAGGCCTCGGGCTTACAGAAGAAACAGATGCGGTTGCTATTATAGTTTCTGAAGAAACAGGCAATATCTCTATGGCTATTGCCGGAAAACTCGAAACCCATATTGACATGGGGACGCTCCGTGATATATTAACGGATATGTTCACATCCAAGAAGTCGGAGACTCGACTCTACGAGAAGGCGGCGCAATGA
- a CDS encoding cytidine deaminase, with protein sequence MPKIKKKSKRPGWDEYFINIAKAVSTRATCLRRKYGAVITKDNIIVSTGYNGAPAGMKDCLEVGKCTRKELQIPHGERYELCHSVHAEVNAVIRAAVHELEGATIYISGADDSADECHSEPCMMCKRIILNARIARVVYSDGNGNFHVINPKDWLKKRV encoded by the coding sequence ATGCCTAAAATCAAAAAGAAGAGTAAGAGGCCGGGCTGGGATGAATATTTCATAAACATAGCCAAGGCTGTCTCAACAAGGGCTACATGCCTCAGGCGCAAATACGGCGCTGTAATTACGAAAGACAATATTATCGTGAGCACAGGGTATAACGGCGCTCCCGCAGGCATGAAGGATTGTCTTGAAGTTGGAAAATGCACGAGAAAGGAACTTCAAATCCCTCACGGCGAAAGATACGAACTCTGCCACAGCGTTCACGCAGAGGTAAATGCAGTAATACGCGCAGCAGTTCATGAACTTGAAGGCGCAACCATTTATATATCGGGCGCGGATGATAGCGCTGATGAATGCCATTCAGAGCCGTGCATGATGTGCAAAAGGATAATACTCAATGCGCGGATTGCAAGGGTGGTTTATTCGGATGGTAACGGAAACTTTCATGTAATAAATCCTAAAGACTGGCTTAAAAAGAGAGTCTGA
- a CDS encoding metal ABC transporter permease, with product MEILSYGFMQRAVITGIVVSILTGIISVFVVMRRVAFVGSGISHAAFGGVAIGFLAGVNPVITAMIYSIFVAFGIEKISSKGRVAEDTAIGVFFSSSMALGIVLISLSKSYNVDLFGYLFGSILAISESEMWLTIAVTVVILAAIMMIMKELLFTTFNEELAIVSGIPTRLIKSLFLLSMAVAIVISIKVVGIILVSALLVIPGAVAQLLSRSFYPMMLISCAVALFSTIAGLYLSYQFDLSPGGAIVLIITALFFAAFLRARK from the coding sequence ATGGAAATCTTGTCATACGGGTTCATGCAGAGGGCGGTTATCACGGGGATTGTTGTTAGCATTCTCACAGGGATAATATCTGTGTTTGTTGTCATGAGAAGGGTTGCATTTGTCGGCTCAGGCATTTCCCATGCGGCATTCGGAGGAGTCGCAATAGGTTTTCTTGCGGGAGTAAATCCTGTCATAACGGCGATGATATATTCCATCTTTGTGGCATTCGGAATTGAGAAAATAAGCTCAAAGGGCAGGGTGGCGGAAGATACCGCCATAGGCGTATTCTTTTCAAGCTCAATGGCTCTCGGCATAGTTCTGATAAGCCTTTCAAAAAGTTACAATGTAGATCTTTTCGGCTATCTCTTCGGAAGCATACTCGCAATAAGCGAAAGCGAGATGTGGCTGACGATTGCAGTGACGGTCGTAATCCTTGCTGCGATTATGATGATTATGAAGGAGCTTTTGTTTACGACATTCAATGAAGAGCTTGCGATTGTAAGCGGTATCCCGACACGTCTGATTAAATCGCTCTTTCTGCTCTCTATGGCAGTGGCGATTGTTATCTCTATCAAGGTTGTGGGGATTATCCTTGTTTCCGCCCTTCTTGTCATCCCCGGCGCTGTTGCACAACTGCTTTCAAGAAGTTTTTATCCGATGATGCTCATATCATGCGCTGTTGCGCTTTTTTCTACGATAGCAGGGCTTTATCTTTCATATCAGTTTGACCTCTCGCCTGGCGGCGCAATCGTCCTGATAATCACAGCGCTCTTTTTCGCTGCGTTTTTGAGGGCGAGAAAATAA
- a CDS encoding ABC transporter ATP-binding protein, translating to MKALEIKNLSVVLSGKEILKDINLSLEEGKFLGIVGPNGSGKTTFLKSILGLIKHSTGDVRVLGKSSGECLKAGVFGYVPQHLNLDINFPARAIDVVTMGLYGRLGFFRWPSKKDKEKAREYIELIGMSGHENFSFGEMSGGEQQRISIARALVSNPKMLILDEPSTGIDVVGQEDFYHLLKGFQKRLGLTIIMVSHDIGAVTAYVDEIACLNKILYYHGAPLGALDENVLERLYGKNVDILIHSDLCDKCERLRK from the coding sequence GTGAAAGCGCTGGAAATAAAAAACCTTTCTGTTGTTCTGAGCGGCAAAGAGATACTGAAGGATATAAACCTCTCTCTTGAAGAAGGGAAATTCCTCGGCATTGTCGGGCCTAACGGCAGCGGCAAGACAACATTTCTGAAGTCAATACTCGGCCTTATTAAGCATTCTACAGGAGATGTAAGGGTGCTGGGTAAATCTTCCGGGGAATGTTTGAAAGCAGGAGTTTTCGGTTATGTGCCGCAGCATCTTAACCTTGATATTAATTTCCCTGCAAGGGCGATAGATGTTGTAACAATGGGATTATATGGCAGGCTCGGATTTTTCAGATGGCCTTCAAAAAAGGACAAAGAAAAGGCGCGTGAATATATAGAGCTTATCGGGATGTCGGGGCATGAGAATTTTTCCTTTGGCGAGATGTCAGGCGGAGAGCAGCAGCGCATCTCTATTGCAAGGGCGCTTGTGAGCAATCCGAAAATGCTAATACTTGATGAGCCGAGCACAGGCATAGATGTTGTGGGGCAGGAGGATTTTTATCATCTCCTTAAAGGATTTCAGAAGAGACTCGGACTGACAATTATCATGGTGTCGCATGATATCGGCGCTGTGACAGCCTATGTTGATGAAATTGCCTGTTTGAATAAAATTCTCTATTACCACGGCGCGCCTCTTGGCGCGCTTGACGAAAATGTGCTTGAAAGGCTCTACGGCAAGAATGTGGATATACTGATACATTCTGACTTATGCGATAAATGCGAGAGGCTGAGAAAATAA
- a CDS encoding zinc ABC transporter substrate-binding protein, with the protein MKRFIVIFIAVFLSFAHASFAEKIKVVASIQPLGDVTKQVGKDRVSVKVMLPPAASPHTFEPTPLDMMEIQNSKIFVKAGAGLEFWAEKMMKASSNRNLIIVDAASGLPLIRHVHSHAEGDTYEKKEHSESADPHVWLDPVLMKTVVDKVKNALSRADPGGEAYYRENAEKYKKDLDALHIEIMNRVKSFRVKEYVTFHPAWNYFSKRYGLRVTGVIEESPGREPSPKHIAKIVSEIKKINSKIVFAEPQFNPKIAEVIAKEAGAKVLFLDPIGGANVKGRDTYIGLMKYNLSIMEEGMK; encoded by the coding sequence ATGAAAAGATTTATCGTAATTTTTATAGCAGTGTTTTTGTCTTTTGCTCATGCCTCCTTTGCAGAAAAGATAAAAGTTGTTGCAAGTATTCAGCCTCTCGGTGATGTCACAAAACAGGTCGGCAAAGACAGGGTCAGTGTAAAGGTAATGCTGCCCCCTGCTGCCTCGCCGCATACATTTGAGCCCACGCCATTGGATATGATGGAGATACAGAATTCAAAGATTTTTGTAAAGGCAGGCGCGGGGCTTGAATTCTGGGCAGAGAAGATGATGAAGGCATCTTCTAACAGGAATCTCATTATAGTTGATGCAGCATCAGGGCTTCCCCTGATAAGGCATGTTCATTCTCATGCGGAGGGAGATACCTATGAAAAAAAAGAACATTCAGAATCTGCCGACCCTCATGTGTGGCTTGACCCTGTATTAATGAAAACAGTTGTGGATAAGGTAAAGAATGCTCTCTCCAGGGCTGACCCCGGGGGAGAGGCTTATTACAGAGAGAATGCTGAGAAATATAAAAAAGATTTAGATGCCCTTCACATCGAGATTATGAATAGAGTAAAAAGTTTCCGTGTAAAAGAGTATGTAACCTTTCATCCTGCATGGAACTATTTTTCAAAAAGATACGGGCTCAGGGTTACAGGGGTTATAGAGGAATCTCCCGGCAGGGAGCCTTCTCCGAAACATATTGCAAAGATTGTAAGTGAGATAAAGAAGATAAACTCAAAAATTGTCTTTGCAGAGCCGCAGTTCAATCCAAAGATTGCAGAGGTGATTGCAAAGGAGGCAGGCGCTAAGGTTTTGTTTCTTGATCCGATTGGCGGCGCTAATGTTAAAGGCAGAGATACATATATAGGCCTTATGAAATATAACCTTTCAATAATGGAAGAGGGAATGAAGTGA
- a CDS encoding MFS transporter: MENQEKSSALYFRDFRLFWFSQLISLSGTWMQSVAQGWLVYSLTKSPFYLGMVAAASTLPILLFTLIGGIAADRFRKRNLLIATQALSIVPALLLGIFTDSGIITVYQVIFFAFFLGTVNAFDMPARQSFVFEMVGKGHLLNAIALNSAAFNGARLIGPVFAGLAIAYMGLPSCFYLNAASFIPVIIALSMINAKGEIRISQESFLRDLAEGFYFIKSQKDIFYMIILIAVFSLFGIPFISFLPVFAEEIFNAGPTGLGFLVSATGLGALSAALMLAFKRDVKDKLRLMSLSGMCFSLALFFASFSRVFAVSLLLLIMAGWGIVSFLATANSFIQLSTPDNLRGRVMSVYSFVFLGFTPIGNFLMGIMSERIGTTYTVAAAALVCLAGASIFSLKHLRKEI; the protein is encoded by the coding sequence ATGGAAAACCAGGAAAAGTCATCGGCATTATATTTCAGGGACTTCCGCCTCTTCTGGTTCAGCCAGTTGATTTCCCTCTCAGGCACATGGATGCAGTCTGTTGCGCAGGGATGGCTGGTATACTCCTTAACGAAATCTCCTTTTTATCTAGGAATGGTGGCAGCCGCATCAACCCTTCCGATACTTCTCTTTACATTAATCGGAGGCATTGCGGCAGACAGATTCAGGAAGAGAAACCTGCTTATTGCAACGCAGGCATTATCCATAGTCCCCGCGCTTCTGCTCGGCATATTCACGGATTCAGGCATAATAACCGTGTATCAGGTAATCTTCTTTGCATTTTTTCTCGGCACAGTAAATGCTTTTGACATGCCTGCAAGACAGTCGTTCGTCTTTGAGATGGTCGGCAAAGGGCATCTCCTAAATGCAATTGCACTCAATTCTGCCGCCTTTAACGGCGCGCGCCTCATAGGCCCTGTCTTTGCCGGACTGGCGATAGCATATATGGGGCTTCCCTCATGTTTTTATCTGAACGCCGCGAGTTTTATTCCTGTGATAATTGCCCTCTCAATGATAAATGCAAAAGGCGAGATAAGAATATCTCAGGAAAGTTTTTTAAGAGACCTTGCCGAAGGTTTTTATTTTATAAAGAGCCAAAAGGACATTTTTTACATGATAATCCTCATTGCCGTCTTCAGCCTCTTCGGAATCCCGTTTATAAGCTTCCTGCCTGTATTCGCCGAGGAGATATTCAATGCCGGGCCAACTGGACTGGGCTTTCTTGTAAGCGCCACCGGATTAGGCGCTCTTTCAGCAGCCCTCATGCTCGCATTCAAGCGTGATGTGAAAGATAAATTGAGATTAATGTCTCTGTCAGGGATGTGTTTTTCTCTTGCACTATTCTTTGCATCGTTCTCACGGGTCTTTGCGGTTTCACTTTTACTGCTAATCATGGCTGGCTGGGGAATAGTAAGTTTTCTTGCAACAGCAAACAGCTTTATCCAACTGTCAACACCCGACAATCTCAGAGGAAGGGTAATGAGCGTTTATTCCTTTGTATTTCTCGGCTTTACACCGATAGGGAATTTTCTCATGGGCATAATGTCAGAGCGCATAGGGACCACATACACCGTTGCAGCGGCAGCGCTGGTATGCCTTGCAGGAGCGTCAATTTTTTCTTTGAAGCACTTGCGGAAAGAAATTTGA
- the tsaB gene encoding tRNA (adenosine(37)-N6)-threonylcarbamoyltransferase complex dimerization subunit type 1 TsaB, which yields MKILAIDTSTMLGGIAILDESLLIAESRLNVRSTHSERLMTEIERCLKQSGIKISDIDVFAVATGPGSFTGLRIGVSTVKGFSYATGKQIVSVPTLEALAWNFPYSKYPVCTMLDARKKEVYAALFKWEGENFTRLINETSAKPEEFACDVLRVTHDDKFIFAGEGAALYRDKIIEAMGEKAIFASPEKTVPSPANVAVLGLKKAKAGEFSEPISLTPMYIRKSEAEVKWSKIR from the coding sequence ATGAAAATACTTGCGATAGACACATCAACAATGCTCGGCGGAATAGCAATCCTGGATGAATCCCTGCTGATTGCAGAAAGCAGGCTCAATGTCAGGTCAACACATTCAGAGAGGCTTATGACAGAGATTGAGCGCTGCCTCAAACAGTCAGGCATTAAAATATCCGATATTGACGTCTTTGCAGTGGCAACAGGCCCCGGTTCCTTCACAGGCCTGAGAATCGGAGTGAGCACAGTCAAGGGGTTTTCCTATGCGACAGGAAAACAAATAGTCTCTGTGCCGACGCTTGAAGCGCTCGCGTGGAATTTCCCTTACAGTAAATACCCTGTCTGCACAATGCTTGATGCAAGAAAAAAAGAAGTCTATGCGGCATTGTTCAAATGGGAAGGAGAGAATTTCACAAGGCTGATAAATGAGACCTCAGCAAAGCCTGAAGAGTTTGCATGCGATGTGTTGCGCGTTACACATGATGATAAATTCATATTCGCCGGAGAGGGAGCTGCGCTTTACAGGGATAAGATAATTGAGGCCATGGGTGAAAAGGCTATATTTGCATCTCCTGAAAAAACAGTCCCTTCTCCTGCGAATGTTGCGGTTCTTGGGCTTAAAAAGGCTAAAGCAGGAGAATTTTCAGAACCTATCAGCCTAACCCCCATGTACATAAGAAAATCAGAGGCAGAGGTAAAGTGGTCGAAAATTCGCTAA
- the rimI gene encoding ribosomal protein S18-alanine N-acetyltransferase, producing the protein MVENSLRRKGLTIRAMQESDLPSVVAIERLSFSTPWSETLFFNEIYKQRSIPKVAVIDDRIAGYICANQVADEGHILNLAVHPDFRGRGIANTLVENILEELKENACRFLYLEVRASNNAARELYEGFGFSVVGTRKVYYTEPKEDAVIMMLRL; encoded by the coding sequence GTGGTCGAAAATTCGCTAAGGCGAAAAGGACTTACAATAAGGGCAATGCAGGAATCTGACCTGCCTTCTGTAGTTGCAATTGAGCGCCTCTCATTCAGCACGCCGTGGTCGGAAACATTGTTTTTTAATGAAATCTATAAGCAGCGTTCCATTCCAAAGGTTGCTGTCATAGATGACAGGATCGCCGGATATATATGTGCAAACCAGGTTGCCGACGAGGGGCATATCCTGAATCTTGCAGTCCATCCTGATTTCAGAGGAAGGGGAATTGCAAATACGCTGGTTGAAAACATCCTTGAAGAACTGAAAGAAAACGCCTGCAGGTTTTTATATCTTGAGGTGAGGGCGTCAAACAATGCCGCAAGGGAACTTTATGAAGGCTTTGGATTCAGCGTTGTTGGAACAAGAAAAGTATATTACACAGAGCCAAAAGAAGATGCAGTGATTATGATGCTGAGGCTTTAG
- a CDS encoding helix-turn-helix transcriptional regulator, with the protein MTRDTDKRHIGSLIRIVRKAAGLSQMGLAERVGISYQQIQKYEKGVSEISVSRLSQIAHALNIPLSRFVPDEEKMMVSEAVSPYGALSDNEIELLSLFRRIKDKKLKDGFLIAIKSIAELSEKSHIKKPKASAS; encoded by the coding sequence ATGACAAGAGACACAGACAAAAGACATATTGGAAGTTTGATAAGAATTGTGAGAAAGGCAGCAGGGCTGTCCCAGATGGGGTTAGCGGAAAGGGTGGGTATTTCCTATCAACAGATTCAGAAATACGAAAAAGGAGTGAGCGAGATCAGTGTATCGCGTCTTTCCCAGATTGCACATGCCTTGAATATCCCCTTGAGCAGGTTTGTTCCGGATGAAGAAAAGATGATGGTATCTGAAGCCGTCAGCCCGTATGGCGCACTGAGCGATAATGAGATTGAACTTCTCAGCCTCTTCAGAAGAATAAAGGATAAAAAATTGAAAGATGGATTTTTGATTGCAATAAAAAGTATCGCTGAGTTATCGGAAAAGAGCCATATCAAAAAACCTAAAGCCTCAGCATCATAA
- a CDS encoding response regulator translates to MKTNNKKILVAEDDPLVRKLLNEFLTLCGYDVDCVSNGKEAIALIETGSYDVLITDYLVPEMNGIELIKKARDIKKSLAIIGMSVSEEEQGFLAAGANLFIAKPFSPYALKNIIEGICST, encoded by the coding sequence GTGAAGACTAATAATAAAAAAATCTTGGTTGCTGAGGATGATCCCCTCGTAAGAAAATTGTTAAATGAATTTTTAACTCTGTGCGGCTATGATGTAGACTGTGTCAGCAATGGAAAAGAGGCGATAGCGCTGATAGAGACAGGCAGCTATGACGTCCTTATAACTGACTATCTGGTACCTGAGATGAACGGCATAGAACTTATAAAAAAAGCGCGCGATATTAAAAAATCATTGGCAATAATAGGTATGAGCGTCTCGGAGGAAGAGCAGGGATTCTTAGCTGCCGGAGCAAATCTTTTTATAGCCAAGCCTTTCAGCCCTTACGCGCTAAAAAATATAATTGAGGGAATCTGCTCTACTTAG
- the rfaE1 gene encoding D-glycero-beta-D-manno-heptose-7-phosphate kinase: MNYSKIFNNFSRKKILVIGDLVLDRYIWGKVSRISPEAPVPVVEVTHENFLLGGAANVAHNIVSLEGQVTVVGIVGKDRTGDVLRSILDEKGIGSCIFDDQRPTIVKTRVIAHNQQVVRFDREDKRKVAGKTFEAIIDCIKSAVRDHDAVIISDYKKGIVSSELMAEVVKASRAKNKFIAVDPKTGHFHCYKNVSLITPNIMEASHGAGIEIKDEKSLIKAGRILLKKLPCKSALITRGEEGMSLFEKGRVTHIPTVARHVYDVTGAGDTVIAAFALAHASGATMHQAAVIANHAAGIVVGEVGTAVTTPARIMESIRNFSK; this comes from the coding sequence ATGAATTATTCCAAGATATTCAATAATTTCAGCAGAAAAAAAATACTCGTAATAGGCGACCTGGTCCTGGACCGCTATATCTGGGGCAAGGTCAGCAGGATATCTCCTGAGGCGCCTGTCCCTGTTGTAGAGGTTACACATGAGAATTTCCTTTTAGGCGGAGCGGCCAATGTTGCGCATAATATCGTCAGCCTTGAAGGGCAGGTTACTGTTGTCGGAATAGTCGGCAAAGACAGGACAGGCGATGTCTTAAGAAGCATTCTTGATGAAAAGGGCATTGGCTCATGTATCTTTGACGACCAGAGGCCCACAATAGTCAAGACAAGAGTAATAGCCCATAACCAGCAGGTTGTGAGGTTTGACAGAGAGGATAAGAGGAAGGTTGCAGGCAAAACATTCGAGGCGATTATTGACTGCATAAAGAGCGCTGTCAGAGACCACGATGCAGTGATAATATCCGACTATAAAAAAGGCATTGTCTCATCAGAGCTTATGGCAGAGGTGGTGAAGGCTTCAAGGGCAAAAAATAAATTTATTGCTGTTGACCCAAAGACAGGGCATTTTCACTGTTATAAGAATGTCTCTCTGATAACGCCGAATATTATGGAGGCGTCGCACGGAGCGGGAATTGAGATAAAAGACGAAAAATCGCTGATTAAGGCAGGCAGGATACTTCTTAAGAAACTTCCATGCAAATCAGCGCTGATAACAAGAGGAGAGGAAGGCATGAGCCTTTTTGAGAAAGGCCGGGTCACGCATATCCCCACAGTTGCAAGGCATGTTTATGATGTTACGGGAGCAGGCGATACGGTTATCGCAGCCTTTGCCCTTGCCCATGCATCAGGCGCAACCATGCACCAGGCAGCGGTTATTGCGAATCATGCGGCAGGCATTGTTGTGGGAGAAGTCGGGACAGCAGTGACAACACCGGCGAGGATTATGGAATCAATAAGGAATTTTTCTAAGTAG
- a CDS encoding cytochrome c3 family protein, producing MKKLTIIVALIIAVAFVGSAMAVPPGKTAEFKGGALGKVTFDGKIHADKGLKCNDCHTKIFQMKKGSTNMKMADINAGKFCGACHDGTKAFKASDGASCTKCHKKSAAGY from the coding sequence ATGAAGAAATTAACGATAATCGTAGCTCTGATAATAGCAGTAGCATTTGTGGGCAGTGCAATGGCAGTCCCTCCGGGAAAAACAGCAGAGTTTAAAGGCGGCGCACTGGGCAAAGTCACTTTTGACGGCAAGATCCATGCTGACAAGGGGCTTAAATGTAACGACTGCCATACAAAGATATTCCAGATGAAAAAAGGTTCAACAAATATGAAGATGGCAGATATCAATGCAGGAAAGTTCTGCGGTGCATGTCATGACGGCACAAAGGCTTTCAAGGCAAGCGATGGAGCAAGCTGCACAAAGTGCCACAAAAAATCAGCTGCAGGGTACTGA
- a CDS encoding branched-chain amino acid transaminase, whose product MIKKTEKIWMDGRFVDWDDANVHVMTHTLHYGLGVFEGIRCYETKGGPAIFRLKEHVQRLFKSAHIFLLAIPYSEKEIEEAIIKTVKINKIKECYIRPLVYIGYGAMGIHPKDNPVKVAVSVWPWGAYLGDEGLKNGIRVKVSSFIRNHVNSQMSRAKACGYYINSQLAKKEAISLGYDEALLLDTDGYVAEGSGENIFIVRNGRLKTTPLTSALEGITRDSIMKIARDIKIEVIEERFTRDELYIADEAFFTGTAAEITPIREVDGRVIGEGKAGRITKKLQSVFFDSVKGKNKKYGSWITRI is encoded by the coding sequence ATGATAAAGAAGACGGAAAAGATATGGATGGACGGCAGGTTTGTGGATTGGGATGACGCCAATGTGCATGTAATGACTCATACCCTTCATTACGGGCTTGGAGTTTTTGAAGGCATAAGGTGTTATGAGACAAAAGGCGGGCCCGCAATCTTCAGGCTCAAGGAGCATGTTCAGAGGCTCTTTAAGTCAGCCCATATTTTTCTGCTTGCTATTCCTTATTCAGAAAAAGAAATTGAAGAGGCGATAATAAAGACAGTTAAGATAAATAAGATTAAGGAATGCTACATAAGGCCCTTGGTGTATATAGGATACGGAGCCATGGGCATACATCCCAAAGATAATCCTGTGAAGGTTGCCGTCAGCGTATGGCCGTGGGGCGCATACCTTGGTGACGAGGGACTGAAGAACGGCATAAGGGTTAAGGTGTCATCCTTCATAAGGAACCATGTAAACTCACAGATGAGCAGGGCTAAGGCATGCGGATATTACATCAATTCTCAGCTTGCAAAGAAAGAGGCAATATCATTAGGCTACGACGAAGCGCTTCTGCTTGACACAGACGGATATGTGGCTGAAGGGAGCGGCGAGAATATATTTATTGTAAGAAACGGCAGGCTGAAGACTACGCCTTTGACTTCGGCGCTTGAGGGAATTACAAGAGACAGCATAATGAAGATTGCGCGGGATATAAAGATTGAAGTCATAGAAGAACGGTTCACAAGGGATGAGCTCTACATAGCGGATGAGGCGTTTTTTACAGGCACAGCAGCAGAGATTACTCCGATAAGAGAGGTTGACGGCAGAGTAATCGGAGAAGGAAAGGCAGGAAGGATTACAAAGAAACTGCAGTCTGTATTTTTTGACAGTGTGAAGGGGAAGAATAAAAAATACGGATCATGGATTACAAGAATCTGA